A segment of the Populus nigra chromosome 12, ddPopNigr1.1, whole genome shotgun sequence genome:
TTTAAAATGTGCGGTGGAGCTTAGACTGCCAGAAATAATAAATTCTCACGGCCGTCCAATCTCTCTGTCCCAAATAGCTTCAGGTTTCAACTCTTCCTTCAACCCTTTTCTTTGCAATTAAGTTGTTAGCATTACTATGCATATTATTCTACTGTTGAAAACTACAAAGTCATTTTGGTAAATTTAAATAGTATAGGTTTTAAGAGTTCATGATAAAATATTGTAGGgatatgaatttaatattttgaagaaaCTCAGAAATAGCTTAAATTAAGGGCCACTTGGGCAACAGTCTGAGGCCCCCACTtaatagaaaattcaaaaaataaacaaaacatatttgttaattacatcttatgaaatgaaaattatcaAGTACTAAATGAGAATTGTCGAAGATCCTACTTGtcaaacatacataaaaaataataacaaaatatttcttaaatattttaaaaaatcaaagttatagTTTTGTTCAAGATCACTATTTATTTTAAGCTCGTTCTGAAGATAATTGTAAACTATAAACCTTGATTCTAGCTAAAGATTagtatataattaaaacatagaTACTACTATATAACCTATAAatgttattcttttatatatatcaataaaacaTGCCTTTACATATAATAATAAGAGATAGTCTCTGCATTAAACTACTAATTTACAGCTTTACCTAGCTACTATTCTTAATTATCCTTCtttcttcaagtattttttttaaaaaaaattatgaatgcttaatttttaacatgatatcagggcatatatcttgaattttaaCATCGTAGCTGGTCaatatagagattttttttcttgtatcctTCATGATTTCAGGTATTAACTCACCTAGCCCGGACATTTCTTATCTTGCTCGTATCATGAGATATTTGGtcagaaaagaaatttttacTGCACACCCCCCATCAAATGGAGGAGAAACACTCTTCGGGCTGAATCAAAAATCAAGATTGCTAATGCATGACTCTGAACGAAGCGTCGCTTCTTTAATAATCATGCAACACAGTCCATGGTACCTAGCAGCGTGGCATTGCTTGAGCCAATGTATCAAAGAAGGTGGAACCGCTTTCTCGAAGGCTCATGGCTGTGAACTGTGGGATTTTTCGTCTAGAAATCCTGAGGTCAATAGGATTTTCAATGAGGCCATGGCATGCACATCACATATGACGATGATGGCAATTTTATCACATTACAAAGATGGTTTCAACAATATTAGATCATTGGTGGATGTTGCTGGTGGTATTGGAGGACATGTAGCAGAGATTGTCAGGGCCTACCCACACATCAAAGGAATAAACTTCGATCTGCCACATGTTGTAGCAACAGCACCAAAATATGAAGGAGTTTCCCATGTTGCAGGAAATATGTTTGAGGCTATTCCTAATGCTGATGCAATTTTTATGCAGGTCAGTGCCCtattagaaattttattggggCTCATATTAATACAACGATAgataattcatcaaaaaaacCAACGATAGATATCCTTTCCTTGAGAATTAATTTTACATATACttattccttcttttttgtatttttacagcGGATATTGCATGATTGGACCGATGAATCATGCGTTGAAATTTTGAGAAATTGCAAGAAAGCAATACCTGAAAAAAATGGAAAGCTTATCATAGTTGATATAGTTCTACCAACAGATGATCATTGTGATCAATTTGATGATAAAAGAATGGTGATGGATTTAGTGATGTTTGCACTGACCACTGGCGGGAAGGAGAGAACTGAGCAACAATGGAAGAAATTATTAGAGGAAGGAGGCTTCTCTCGCTATAAAATCATCAAGATCCCAGCTTTGGAATCTATTATCGAGGCTTATCCAGATCCAGAGTGAAATATCAATTTGTTATAGTCataataatatcttaaataaGTAAACTACGCCTGCGATGCAGCagtcaataataatattaggcATAATAATCCGACCCATGTAACGCCTTTCCTTAAACTGTATTCCTAGATTCTTAAagctttataatatattattgattatGATGGTCGCTTGTGGTTGTAATCTATAGAAACTAgatgattatatatatgttttatagtAAAGGAGGTATTTTTGGATTAGTCTTTACGGAACTGAGACTCGATCCACCACTCACAGAGCTAGGTCAGCACCCTATCACCCCTGGCCTTGGATCGATTCCAAGAACCAGACTCTTTGAATCTATTAACAATCAATATGCAATATTACACGAAGAAAATGAACATTTTCGATGGTGAGAATTGAACTTCTAAGTTAATGAGTTAGAAGCACATTCTCCTATATTGCTCCACCACAATCTTTGATggtagaaaataatataatgataacAACGGTAATGGATTTAGTGATGTTTGCACACGCCACAGGTGGGAAGGAGAGAACTGATCAAGAATGGAATAAATTATTAGAGGAAAGAGGTTTCCCTCGTGACGAGGTTTGTGGTAAAGTCATAGATCATCGTCATTACTTGCAAAAGGCTCCATTTTATCTATATTAAGGACtctttgataattaaattagaATTGATTCATGGAAAGATAAATTATCTCTTTGAGaaaaggttttttctttaagaaataattgccagtgttaaagaaaagagaaaaaaaattgaaccttATGTCACACCCGGACATCATGGCAAccgattaaaaattaatctctcatttgaaaacaaaaagggAACAAATATCCGACATGTTATCCTTTTAGGGGACAAGGTCTTATTCAagaagtcgccacctaatattatggtcactggaaccctaactggtcaatagagattctatggtacgagacTAGTTATGTAAAAGGGAAGGTATTATCACCCCTTTACCGTTCTACCTGAGACAGGCTACATTGCTggttgtcttaaattgctaaatgtttgtttttgttctgcTCTTATATTCTTCCTATAATATTCCTAACTCTGGTGTCAATGAATATTCATTTAAGAACATTTCCAACTCTGACATTAGTAAATATAGTGTACCGAAAAAAGTGCagtattcctgactctagcgctAGTGAATAAATCTGCAAAatttgaactaagagaaagggaaactattttttcttttttattttctttttatttatgtagcccgtcttaaaactaaaaaagaaagggtCGGGTCACTGGTCCAAACCAGTGACCCGGTGTTACTactgttgcatgcatgcgtgaGCAATTCACGCATGCAAGCAACAGTaacatgctaattaattttagCGAAACAGTGAAAGAGGAAGAGAACTCACTGGCGTGGCTGTGGCTGGAGGCAAAGCTGAGGGAGACGGTCGGGCTCTGCTCGCGGTTCCAGACGTGAAGGACGGCTTCCAGACGTCGCTTTAATGGAAAACAGGAGGACCATGGTAAAGCTTTCTGGTGCTATTTGTTGTTGCTGCACTGCGACACTAGTGCTGCTACAAGTGCTGGACCGAAGAGAAAGCTGCTGCTGGACATGCGGGGTGCGCAACTGATGCCGGTGGCTGCTGCTTTAGGAGGGGAGGAAAGGACATAAGGGTTCCATCTGCTGCAGCTGCTGGCTTGTGTTAGCTCCCGGTTGCTGGAAGGAAATGAAGACTTCTACTGGTTCTGCCACTTGCTGGGGGAAAGTGCGGCTGAGGAGAACCTGTTATCGCTGGTCTAGAAGGTAACCTTCTGCTGCTCACGATGGCAGCTTGCTAAGAAGAGGATTTTTGCCGCTCACAGTGGCAGCTTGTTGAGAGGGACTGCTGGCGTTTGTTGCTATTGGCAGATATATCTATATGATCTGATATGATCCTTCTTCCCTTTTCTGTCATGATTCTTCTTCCATTTATGAGTTGATTCCAGCATTATTCTTAGGAAAAATATCAGGGATGTAGCTAGAATCATTCTTGTAATCAATGcacttcatgtatatatatgtgatGGAATGTAATACgaaaaacatgaaatataaTACAATCTTTCTCTGTCATTCTTTTTTAGTCTTCTTTTCTTCATGTTATCAAAGCTGGTTCATACTTACCAGTCTCATATAGTAATTGTTTAGATGGCTTCCCGTGGATTGGAGAATATGGAAAGTTTTATTGCGCCTTCGTCATTCAACCAACGTCTGTATTCTGATTTAAATCTTCCTGATATGAATTCAAATCAACTTCTATGTTTTGTTCAATTGAATGAATTCAATTATCTCCCTTGATCAAGGGCTGTGTCGTTAGCGCTTGATGGAAGATCAAGAATCGAATTTATTGACAAAAGTAATGTTACTCCTGATATCAACTCTCCCCAGTACAAATCATGGTTTGCTAACGATCAAATGGTTCAGTCATGGCTACTCAACATTATGAAACCACACAtcgctgaaatcttcaactATTCTGAATCTGTTGCAGATTTATGGGATGCAGTCAAAGAGATGTATGGAAATCAGAATAATGTTGCCCATGTGTTCCAGCTTAAGAAGAAAGATATTTCATGCTCGCACCAGGAAGGAAAATCATTTGTCCAACACCTtggaaatatgaaaaacatGTGGAATGAATTGGCAATCTATCGACCTCACACCATAGATGCTGCAACCTTAATGAAACAAGTTGAAGATAAAATCTTCCAACTTTTGGCTAATTTATCTCATGACTATGAAGATCTTCGTAGCTGTATATTTATGAACTCTGAATTACCATCCTTTGCAAATGTGTGCGACTATTCAACGGGAGGAAACTAGAAGAAAGGTTATGAACTTGAGTAGCAAATCGGATTTCTTTGAAGCCCAAGCTTTTGTATCCCATCAGAGACTTTATGAAAAGAAAGGGTACAAGAGTAGAAGATCTGATTTGAAATGTAACCATGGCAACAATCTTGGACACTCAGTTGAACGATGTTGAGATCTTCATCCTGAACTAAAACCAAAGTTTTCAAGAGATAGCAAGGGAGGACATAAGCCTTTTCAACCATCAAGGTATAAAGCCAACTCTGTGAACTATGTAACCAACTAGTCTGCAAATAGATTATCAACATTTACTTCTAGTCCAGTCGACCTCATCAATGAATTTGCATCCTATCTTCATGCAAAGCAGAGTGCAAAACAGAGTGGAGGAGATTTAGAGGAGAACAAAGATTCATCAGCACTGATTGGTCAGTTTGCAGGATTTCTAGCTGCAAATAAAAATGTCTCAGCTTCGGATATACCAGGTATTTTGAATGCCTTTTCTTCTGCTCTTATTGTAAGTAAtgtgcatgatttttttatcatatattcaGGTGCCACTAATCACATAACCAACAAATGTAATCAATTGCTTCACTTTAACAATTTTTCTCCATCATCTCAAATATCCGTTGCCAATGGTAAATATGCACCAGTTTTTGGGGAAGGGAAGATTAAATTACTCTCTCAAATAATTGCATCTCCAGCCTTATATGTTCCCTCCTTCCCATTTAAACTACTCTCTGTTGGAAGAATTACAACATCACTAAATTGTTGTGTTGTTTTCTTTGTATCTCAGGATCTAGTCACTAGGAAGACGATTGGTGAAGGATTCTTCTTTCAAGTTCTCTATTACTTCTCTAAAGATTTTTGCATACCCAAGAGTTTTCAAGTCACTGATTGTTTAGATTCAGAGCCACAATTATGGCATCAGCGTTTGGCACATTCTTCAGAGCCTATTTTGGCAAAACTGTTTCCGAATTTGAATAGCAAATCAATAAACTGTGATGTTTGCCCTTTGTCAAAATCTACTCATTTACCATTTCCTTCTTCCACATCTTATTCAGTTAAACCGTTTGATTTAGTTCATTCCGATGTTTGGGGACCTGTCATTGATTCTTTTGATGGTTATTAATACTTTGTTacatttgttgatgatttctctcgTTTTACTTGGCtatatttgttaaaatcaaAAAGTGAAGTTGTCATTGTATTTCAAGATTTTCATCATTTGGTTCATACTCAATTCTCatccaaaatcaaaattctacGATCAGATAATGGCTCTGAATATATGTCTAATATCATGATACAATACTTAAGGATGCATGGCATTATTCACTAAACTAGTTATGTCcatactccacaacaaaatgggaTAGCAGAGCGAAAGAACTGAGACTTATTAGAGAAAACGAGATCATTGATGTTTCAGATGCatgttgacacgaccaaaagattgatgtcttctcccaagtgcaggagtgtcgaagtaataaataacccggcaagaccgaggtcgaaccacaaggaggttaattgtataaattataaacaacaataatacaacaacaacaacaacaacaacaacaacaatagtaagttaaagagagctttgagatgtgatattgatgtaaggattaaacaaggataaaaataattgtcaaggttagaggatccactaatggtatttcaaataagtatagtatgaactctttttattactcaactggaaaccacacacaaagaaggttccaatcggattataaattgttaacatgattacattagttatcttattcgaataatgctaatacttgtaaatgttgtcaggcattcatgattataacttatgttaacaacaaatcaagttcctttcatagctcaggtgtcggttataccatacagtatgggctatgaaagtgccaagtatttgttgtaccaagtgttatacaacataaatctagattaaccatttaacaagcaaagtattaaaagtgaacaagataacaaatataaagcatgttagtatccaacattaaggtccatgttaagtttatattatacttattcttacaccattagtgtacccttttcaccttgacataattaacttaactaaacataatgaaagaaagaaacataaataaacaaggaaaggaaatgaaatgcataagcaagagattaatataagcaaaacttaagcattacaaaatataaagagagagtaaGAGCATAATCttaatctgaaaaccaagatgcttaaatacatggaaaatgcctccttttataggctaaaattcagaactattgatttgttgactaattgatgaatgagtggccatatcttgacttggtgacaattcttatcttcttgtctgccaaaaatgtcattgataacgtcataatttgaacagacttcaatcatgaaagttctaggaaattgtctcatctttccagggtaacaatttgagatcatttggacttctagaactcgagatatggactgaacactgaacagtgtttgggctgcaagacagattcggacttcttctttgttgctataatttggacttgaaaacggccttgttaaatcttgggctccacatgaaagttgtaggcctatgtcttatcttttcatccatataaaatggacctaaatccaagatctacagctccagatatgacccaattaccgaacagtattccagtttggactgtaccagcatctcttttctaagtttggccatctctttgtcctttcaatttcagtacttcaactcatcaatcaattctttcatttatgtgataggcctgcatttaagatgaacatttaccataaattaaaggtatcttatataattagatatgttattataaaacatgctttagttaaggagttattgatacttcaagtgcaaaatgatgatataaaaccttgataaaaatgcacttttaagtactaatcacatgtTCCCAAAATATTTTGGTCTCAAGGGGTACTCACAGCTGCCTACCATGTAAACAGATTGCCTAGTAAAAATCTAACGTTTAATTCTCCAGCTGAGTTATTGACAGGGAAGAAGCCATCTCTATCACATCATAAAGtctttagttgttcttgttatgTGCACATTCCATCCTCTCAGCGTGAAAAATTGGATCACAAAGCAGTCAAATGTATGTTCTTGGGCTATTCTCCAACACAAAAGGGATATAATTGTTACAATCACACCACTCATAAGCTTGTTGTTACCAGGGATGTTCGGTTTGATGAACACACATCTTATTATTCCTCTTTTAGTGAGATCATCAATCAGGGAGAGTCTTCATCAGCCTTATTTCTATTACCAACTCCAGTAGTCAAGGCATATTGCCCAGAACAGTTTTACTGTAATGCAGGAATGGACATCCATACTGATCCTATTCCAGCCACAACAGAGGGGGCTAATCTGCAGATTGAACATCAGGAGCACCTTCGTTCCTCCTCCAGGCATAATCCTATTCGTAACCGTAGACCATCATCTAGGCTTCATGATTATGTGACGTATACAATGAAGCATCCTGTAACCAATGCTCTAGCCTATCATAGATTGTCTTTATCTTATGGAGCTTATCTCAGCACTATCACCAAAGCAACAGAACCATGCAGTTTTCATGAAGCCTGTCATCAAACTGTTTGGCAGAAGGCTATGCACAAGGAGCTTCAAGCTTTGGATGCCAATCACACTTGGAGTATTGTATCACTTCCAAAGAATAAAAGGGTTGTTGGAAGTCGTTGGGTATACAAGATCAAATTCAAGACAGATGGTTCCATTGAAAGACATAAAGCAAGATTAGTCGCTCAAAGCTTCACTCAAACATATGGCATAGACTACAAGGAAACTTTTGTACCGGTTGCAAAGATGAACACCATTCGCACTCTGCTCTAAGTTGCTATAAATCATGGTTGGTTTTTATCTCAAATGGACGTGAAGAATGCCTTTTTACATGGCAATCTCCAAGAAGAAGTGTATATGAAGTTACCACTCGGCCATCCTCAGAGTAATGATCTAAAACTGGTTtacaaattgcataaatctaTCTATGGCTTGAAACAATCTCCCCGTGTTTGGTATGCTAAGTTGAGCACTGTACTTACTGAACTTGGGTTCACCAAAAGCAATGCTGACCACTCACTATTTGTTTGTATCAAGCTTGATGAAAAGTTGGTGGTTTTaatttatgttgatgatcttATTGTTAGCGGTAATAATCATGCAGCTATTACCACTCTTAAGGGTATTCTTCATCAGCAATTTGCTAATAAAGACCTTGGcattcttaaatattttcttcGCATAGAGATGGCTACTTCTcacaaaggattttttttaatcaacgcAAATATGTGCTAGACTTGTTGCTTGAAGTTGATATGCTTGACTGCAAACCTGTAAAGACACCTATGGATAGCAAACTTCAACTAACTTTGGATTGGGACTCTTTTGATCAACCTCAACTTTATCAAAAATTGGTGGGCAAGCTTATCTATCTTACCATCACATGGCCAAATCTGAGTCATTCGGTTAGTATTGTCAGTCAATTCATGCACACACCTACTGCAGCCCATATGATGATCGTCAAACAGATTCTTCGATATCTCAAGGGCACTATTGGACATGGAATTCTTATGCAAAACCATGGTCACACACAGATACTCGATTACACTGATGCAGATTGGGTAGGAAATACTCTTGATCACTAATCTACTACGGGGTATTGTATCTTTGTTGGAGGAAATCTAGTTTCatggaaaagtaaaaaacaattagtcGTTGCTCGTTCCAGTGTTGAAGCTGAATATCGCGTCATGGCTTCCACTGCATCTGAACTTATATGGCTGAAAGCATTGTTAACTGATTTAGGTGTCTTTCACCCTCAACCTACGTCCCTTTGCTGCGATAATGAAGCCGCAATGCATATTGCTTCCAATCCAGTATTTCATGAACGAACCAAACACATCGAAGTTGATTGTCATTATATTAGGGAGCAAGTTCAGTCACAGATGATTGTTACTCAATATACTAGGAGCCAGGATCAACTTGCAGACTTATTCACTAAAGCCTTGCCATCTGCCCAATTTCAATTGATGCTTTCCAAGCTAGGATCAATCAATCTTCTTGATCCAGCTTGAGGGGGAGTATTGGCAGATATATCTATATGATTTGATATGATCCTTCTTCCCTTTTCTGTCATGATTCTTCTTCCATTTATGAGTTGATTCCAGCATTATTCTTAGGAGAAATATCAGGGATGTAGCTAAAATCATTCTTGTAATCAATGCACTTCGTGTATATATATGTGATGGAATGTAAtacaaaaaacatgaaatataaTACAATCTTTCTCTGTCATTCTTTCTGAGTCTTCTTTTCTTCAGTTGTT
Coding sequences within it:
- the LOC133669078 gene encoding xanthohumol 4-O-methyltransferase-like, which translates into the protein MASQEAEAFFKSQFEISQLSLGFVDSMALKCAVELRLPEIINSHGRPISLSQIASGINSPSPDISYLARIMRYLVRKEIFTAHPPSNGGETLFGLNQKSRLLMHDSERSVASLIIMQHSPWYLAAWHCLSQCIKEGGTAFSKAHGCELWDFSSRNPEVNRIFNEAMACTSHMTMMAILSHYKDGFNNIRSLVDVAGGIGGHVAEIVRAYPHIKGINFDLPHVVATAPKYEGVSHVAGNMFEAIPNADAIFMQRILHDWTDESCVEILRNCKKAIPEKNGKLIIVDIVLPTDDHCDQFDDKRMVMDLVMFALTTGGKERTEQQWKKLLEEGGFSRYKIIKIPALESIIEAYPDPE